One Streptomyces sp. CNQ-509 DNA window includes the following coding sequences:
- a CDS encoding proline racemase family protein, translated as MRASRYFTAVDSHTEGMPTRVITGGVGVVPGATMAERRAYFAEHLDDIRQLLVNEPRGHAAMSGAILQPPTRPDADYGVLYIEVSGLLPMCGHGTIGVASVLVETGMVTVTEPVTEVRLDTPAGLVTARVTVSGGKAESVSFRNVPSFALELDAAVEVPGLGRVTYDMAFGGNFYAILPIERLGIPFAKAEKERMLTAGLAIMDAVNERNRPVHPADPRISGCKHVQLTAPPAGGPADARNAMVIHPGWFDRSPCGTGTSARMAQLYARGELELGADYVNESLLGTLFTGRLEAGTEIAGLPAQIPTVTGRAWITGMSQYLLDPDDPFPAGFTL; from the coding sequence ATGCGCGCCTCCCGCTACTTCACGGCCGTCGACTCGCACACCGAGGGCATGCCGACCCGGGTGATCACCGGCGGCGTCGGGGTGGTCCCGGGCGCCACGATGGCCGAGCGCCGCGCGTACTTCGCCGAGCACCTGGACGACATCCGGCAACTGCTGGTGAACGAGCCGCGCGGGCACGCCGCGATGAGCGGCGCGATCCTCCAGCCGCCGACCCGGCCGGACGCCGACTACGGCGTGCTCTACATCGAGGTCTCCGGGCTGCTGCCGATGTGCGGGCACGGCACGATCGGGGTGGCCTCGGTGCTGGTCGAGACCGGGATGGTCACGGTCACCGAGCCGGTCACGGAGGTCCGTCTCGACACGCCCGCGGGGCTGGTGACCGCCCGGGTCACGGTCTCGGGCGGCAAGGCGGAGTCGGTGTCGTTCCGCAACGTGCCGTCGTTCGCGCTGGAGCTGGACGCGGCGGTGGAGGTACCGGGCCTGGGGCGGGTCACGTACGACATGGCGTTCGGGGGCAACTTCTACGCCATCCTGCCGATCGAGCGCCTGGGCATCCCGTTCGCGAAGGCGGAGAAGGAGCGGATGCTCACCGCGGGCCTGGCGATCATGGACGCGGTCAACGAGCGGAACAGGCCGGTGCACCCGGCGGACCCCCGGATCTCGGGCTGCAAGCACGTCCAGTTGACGGCGCCGCCCGCGGGCGGCCCGGCGGACGCGCGCAACGCGATGGTCATCCACCCGGGCTGGTTCGACCGCTCCCCCTGCGGCACGGGCACGTCGGCGCGGATGGCGCAGTTGTACGCGCGCGGGGAGCTCGAGCTGGGCGCGGACTACGTCAACGAGTCGCTGCTCGGCACGCTGTTCACGGGGCGCCTGGAGGCCGGGACGGAGATCGCCGGCCTGCCGGCCCAGATCCCCACGGTGACGGGCCGCGCCTGGATCACGGGCATGTCCCAGTACCTCCTGGACCCCGACGACCCCTTTCCCGCCGGCTTCACACTGTAG
- a CDS encoding NAD(P)/FAD-dependent oxidoreductase yields MSGPRVEGPVVVIGGGPAGMAAARAAARHGVRVLLVDSGAALGGQYHRQNSLAGRDRFALPPGVGHLPHTVVWALEPVPEGGHRVHLHTGPADGPGRTARSVATRALVLATGAYDRALPFPGWDLPGVYTAGAAQALAKGQGVRVGERVLVAGTGPFLLPVAASLTAAGAGVAGVLEAAEPVTAWLRRPADAVAGWRKSGELAGYGALLARHRIPYRRRTAVVAAHGTDRVEAVTTARLTSGWEIVPGSERRVEADAVCVGFGFVPQVETALAAGCALDGGFVAVDAAQATSVPGVFAAGELTGVGGAGPAAAEGEVAGVAAAKLLGARPAPPAAALRRVRAGRGFAAALARAYPVPDGWRTWLADDTLVCRCEEVPYGELRRAVREREALGVRAVKLVSRAGLGQCQGRVCGPNVACLTGLADAAAFARRPIASPVRLGELAEPPADPEPGT; encoded by the coding sequence GTGAGCGGGCCCCGGGTGGAAGGGCCCGTCGTCGTCATCGGCGGCGGCCCCGCCGGGATGGCCGCCGCCCGGGCCGCGGCCCGGCACGGCGTCCGCGTCCTGCTCGTGGACTCCGGCGCGGCGCTCGGCGGCCAGTACCACCGGCAGAACTCCCTTGCGGGCCGCGACCGGTTCGCGCTGCCGCCCGGCGTCGGGCATCTGCCGCACACCGTCGTCTGGGCGCTGGAGCCCGTGCCGGAAGGCGGGCACCGGGTGCACCTGCACACCGGCCCCGCCGACGGCCCCGGCCGTACCGCGCGCAGCGTGGCGACCCGCGCGCTGGTGCTGGCCACCGGGGCGTACGACAGGGCGCTGCCGTTCCCCGGCTGGGACCTGCCCGGCGTCTACACCGCGGGCGCCGCGCAGGCGCTGGCGAAGGGGCAGGGCGTGCGCGTCGGCGAGCGGGTCCTGGTGGCGGGCACCGGTCCTTTCCTGTTGCCGGTCGCCGCGTCGCTGACGGCGGCCGGGGCCGGGGTGGCCGGGGTGCTGGAGGCCGCCGAGCCGGTCACGGCCTGGCTGCGCCGGCCCGCCGACGCCGTCGCCGGATGGCGCAAGTCCGGCGAACTCGCCGGGTACGGCGCGCTCCTGGCCCGCCACCGCATCCCCTACCGGCGCCGCACCGCCGTCGTCGCCGCGCACGGCACGGACCGCGTGGAGGCGGTCACCACCGCGCGCCTCACTTCCGGCTGGGAGATCGTGCCGGGCAGCGAGCGGCGGGTGGAGGCCGACGCGGTGTGCGTCGGCTTCGGGTTCGTCCCGCAGGTGGAGACCGCCCTCGCCGCGGGCTGCGCGCTCGACGGCGGGTTCGTCGCAGTCGACGCGGCGCAGGCCACCTCGGTGCCGGGGGTGTTCGCGGCGGGCGAGCTGACGGGGGTCGGCGGCGCCGGCCCCGCCGCCGCGGAGGGCGAGGTCGCGGGCGTCGCCGCCGCGAAGCTCCTCGGCGCCCGCCCGGCGCCCCCGGCGGCGGCGCTGCGCCGGGTACGGGCCGGACGCGGGTTCGCCGCCGCGCTGGCGCGGGCGTACCCGGTGCCGGACGGGTGGCGCACCTGGCTGGCCGACGACACCCTGGTGTGCCGCTGCGAGGAGGTCCCGTACGGCGAACTGCGCCGCGCGGTGCGGGAGCGCGAGGCGCTCGGGGTCCGGGCCGTGAAGCTGGTCAGCAGGGCGGGGCTCGGCCAGTGCCAGGGCCGCGTGTGCGGCCCCAACGTCGCCTGCCTGACGGGCCTGGCGGACGCGGCGGCGTTCGCGCGCCGCCCGATCGCGTCGCCGGTACGGCTGGGCGAGCTGGCCGAGCCGCCCGCGGACCCGGAGCCGGGAACGTGA
- a CDS encoding (2Fe-2S)-binding protein — translation MRVDGEELVTEAGRTVAGLLLALGRVSWRTTRGGGRPRGVFCGIGVCHDCLVVVNGAADVRACQRLVRDGDDIRSQDGAELPA, via the coding sequence GTGCGGGTCGACGGGGAGGAACTCGTCACCGAGGCGGGGCGGACCGTCGCCGGGCTGCTGCTGGCGCTCGGCCGGGTGTCCTGGCGCACGACCCGCGGCGGCGGCCGGCCGCGCGGCGTCTTCTGCGGCATCGGCGTCTGCCACGACTGCCTCGTGGTCGTCAACGGGGCCGCCGACGTCCGCGCATGCCAGCGCCTCGTCCGCGACGGCGACGACATCCGCAGCCAGGACGGCGCGGAGCTGCCGGCGTGA
- a CDS encoding FAD-binding oxidoreductase — translation MAYDVVVVGAGVIGAACAEALTAAGLSVAVLDRGAPASGTTAAGEGNVLVSDKAPGPELALAQCSRRRWPPLLAELRDLLGPRRAEAEWEAKGGLVVATAPAAASALADFAAAQRTAGVRAEPVTPAEAGALEPHLTVDVTAAVHYPQDGQLQPVLATTALLAAVRERGGRVRAGVTARGVETGAGGAVTGVRTDRGTVPCGAVVNACGPWAGRFAAAAGAPVAVLPRRGLVLVTAAVPAGTVRHKVYDADYVGAVAGGTAALQTSTVVEATRAGTVLVGSSRERAGFDETVRVAVLRELARKAAGLFPVLAGVPVIRAYGGFRPYVPDHLPVIGEDPRRPGLWHATGHEGAGIGLAAGTGKLLADLFTGRAPEVPAEPFRVDRPGVMAEAEAADEPA, via the coding sequence GTGGCGTACGACGTCGTGGTCGTGGGCGCCGGCGTGATCGGCGCGGCCTGCGCCGAGGCGCTGACCGCCGCCGGGCTCTCGGTGGCCGTGCTCGACCGCGGCGCCCCCGCGAGCGGCACCACCGCCGCGGGTGAGGGCAACGTCCTGGTCTCCGACAAGGCGCCGGGACCCGAACTGGCCCTCGCCCAGTGCTCCCGCCGCCGCTGGCCCCCTCTGCTCGCGGAACTGCGCGACCTGCTCGGTCCGCGCCGCGCGGAGGCGGAGTGGGAGGCCAAGGGCGGCCTCGTCGTCGCCACCGCGCCCGCGGCGGCGAGCGCGCTCGCGGACTTCGCCGCGGCCCAGCGCACCGCGGGCGTCCGGGCGGAGCCGGTGACCCCCGCGGAGGCCGGGGCGCTGGAGCCGCACCTCACCGTGGACGTCACGGCGGCCGTCCACTACCCGCAGGACGGCCAGTTGCAGCCGGTGCTCGCGACGACCGCGCTGCTGGCGGCGGTACGGGAGCGGGGCGGGCGGGTGCGCGCCGGTGTCACCGCGCGCGGGGTCGAGACCGGAGCCGGGGGCGCCGTCACCGGCGTGCGCACCGACCGGGGCACGGTGCCGTGCGGCGCGGTCGTCAACGCCTGCGGCCCGTGGGCCGGCCGGTTCGCCGCGGCGGCGGGGGCGCCGGTCGCGGTACTGCCGCGGCGCGGTCTCGTCCTCGTCACCGCCGCGGTGCCGGCGGGCACGGTGCGCCACAAGGTCTACGACGCCGACTACGTCGGCGCGGTCGCCGGCGGCACCGCGGCGCTGCAGACGTCGACCGTCGTGGAGGCCACACGTGCCGGGACGGTGCTCGTCGGCTCCAGCCGGGAGCGGGCCGGCTTCGACGAGACGGTGCGGGTGGCGGTGCTGCGCGAGCTGGCGCGCAAGGCGGCCGGGCTGTTCCCCGTGCTCGCCGGAGTCCCGGTGATCCGCGCGTACGGCGGCTTCCGGCCGTACGTCCCCGACCACCTGCCGGTGATCGGCGAGGACCCGCGGCGCCCCGGGCTCTGGCACGCCACGGGCCACGAGGGCGCGGGCATCGGGCTGGCGGCGGGCACCGGGAAGTTGCTGGCGGACCTGTTCACGGGGCGGGCACCCGAGGTGCCCGCGGAGCCGTTCCGGGTGGACCGGCCGGGAGTCATGGCGGAGGCGGAGGCGGCGGATGAACCGGCGTAG
- a CDS encoding helix-turn-helix domain-containing protein, with protein sequence MVREQAGRVLGANLRALRARAGLSLSGLARASGIAKGTLSQLESGTGNPTIETVFSLSNALGVPVSSLLTEREDPDVLLVRSAGLDVLSSNAVDLRMLRRMDLTDTVVELYDQRVRPGEVQHSAGHPGREHVVVTSGRLRVGPPEAPYELGPGDYVCFPAAAPHVYETVGGPVLSVLMLEYPAAAHPVPPVASCAVPAPRQNAPRVPGTGA encoded by the coding sequence GTGGTACGCGAACAGGCAGGCCGGGTGCTCGGGGCCAACCTGCGGGCGCTGCGCGCCCGGGCGGGGCTCTCCCTCTCCGGGCTGGCGCGCGCCTCCGGGATCGCCAAGGGCACGCTGTCGCAACTGGAGTCCGGGACCGGGAACCCCACCATCGAGACGGTGTTCAGTTTGTCGAACGCTCTGGGGGTGCCGGTGTCCTCGCTGCTCACCGAGCGCGAGGACCCCGACGTGCTGCTGGTGCGCTCGGCGGGCCTCGACGTGCTCAGCAGCAACGCGGTCGACCTGCGGATGCTGCGCCGGATGGACCTCACCGACACGGTCGTCGAGCTGTACGACCAGCGGGTGCGCCCCGGCGAGGTGCAGCACTCGGCGGGCCACCCCGGGCGCGAGCACGTCGTCGTCACCTCCGGGCGGCTCCGGGTGGGCCCGCCGGAGGCACCGTACGAGCTGGGCCCCGGCGACTACGTCTGCTTCCCGGCCGCCGCCCCGCACGTCTACGAGACGGTCGGGGGCCCGGTGCTCTCGGTGCTGATGCTGGAGTACCCGGCCGCCGCGCACCCGGTCCCGCCGGTCGCCTCGTGCGCCGTGCCGGCGCCGCGGCAGAACGCACCTCGCGTCCCCGGAACAGGGGCTTGA
- a CDS encoding N-acetylmuramoyl-L-alanine amidase yields MAAHPGFDRRALLRGGLTASAAGALGLGAAGLAHAAPSSATLAAPGAATAPARGARALAAPEPRIYGTAEWGARPPATDIVILDHVPTYIAVHHTAEPGNSEDYSLEHAMEICRSIQNFHMDTQGWGDTGQQFTISRGGYCLEGRHESLGVVRGGTQHVQGANVGGRNSEVIGIENEGLYTDVDVPTALWDSLVAMVAWIAGQYGRPVENIQGHRDFNSTECPGDVLYARLPELRDAVAGVLGAPKPERTAVWPLLRPGDSGPVVRAAQHLLRARGFTGLPADGLFGPETKRAVAKLAEEGGVERHSCSAEFHKRNDETGYLGADIWPMITPRGRAGAGGEVGKAVEALLGRGRRAPAGRELDATVWKQLLS; encoded by the coding sequence ATGGCAGCACATCCGGGTTTCGACCGCCGCGCCCTGCTGCGCGGCGGACTGACCGCCTCCGCGGCCGGTGCGCTCGGCCTCGGCGCTGCGGGGCTCGCACACGCCGCGCCCAGCTCAGCGACCCTGGCCGCGCCCGGCGCGGCCACCGCCCCGGCGCGCGGCGCCCGCGCGCTCGCGGCGCCCGAGCCGCGCATCTACGGCACCGCGGAATGGGGTGCCCGACCCCCGGCGACCGACATCGTCATCCTCGACCACGTGCCGACGTACATCGCCGTCCACCACACCGCGGAACCGGGCAACAGCGAGGATTACTCGCTCGAACACGCCATGGAAATCTGCCGGTCCATCCAGAACTTCCACATGGACACCCAGGGGTGGGGCGACACCGGCCAGCAGTTCACCATCAGCCGCGGCGGATACTGCCTCGAAGGCCGGCACGAGAGCCTGGGCGTCGTGCGCGGCGGCACCCAGCACGTGCAGGGCGCCAATGTCGGCGGCCGCAACAGCGAGGTCATCGGCATCGAGAACGAGGGCCTCTACACCGACGTCGACGTGCCCACCGCGCTGTGGGACTCGCTCGTCGCGATGGTCGCCTGGATCGCCGGCCAGTACGGGCGGCCGGTCGAGAACATCCAGGGCCACCGCGACTTCAACTCCACCGAGTGCCCCGGCGACGTGCTCTACGCCCGCCTGCCGGAGCTGCGCGACGCGGTGGCCGGGGTGCTCGGCGCCCCGAAGCCCGAGCGGACCGCCGTCTGGCCGCTGCTGCGCCCCGGCGACAGCGGCCCCGTGGTGCGCGCGGCGCAGCACCTGCTGCGCGCCCGCGGGTTCACCGGGCTGCCCGCCGACGGGCTCTTCGGCCCGGAGACGAAGCGGGCCGTGGCCAAGCTCGCCGAGGAGGGCGGTGTCGAGCGGCACTCCTGCTCGGCGGAGTTCCACAAGCGCAACGACGAGACCGGCTATCTCGGCGCGGACATCTGGCCGATGATCACCCCGCGCGGGCGCGCCGGGGCGGGCGGCGAGGTCGGGAAGGCCGTCGAGGCGCTGCTCGGCCGCGGGCGGCGGGCGCCGGCGGGCCGGGAGCTGGACGCGACGGTGTGGAAGCAGTTGCTGTCCTGA